ttctaTAGAATTTGTGTTGCTTTTTCATGACATGTCTGCTCAGCTGCTCTCAGActtcttctttctcattttcttcttcttctggtgTGCTGTGCTGCTCTCAGTCAGAGTTGTGATCCtcctttttagttcttttttccctttgctgtttttcttttttttgggaaTTTCTGTTCCTTTTTTCCTGAAATTTCTGCTCTGCTGCTTTTccgtcttcttctttttcttcttctaaaCTGCTCTGCTGCTCTGAACCCCCTTTTTTATGTCCTTTCCATTTTTTCCATTCTATTTTCTGTTTTATTTGTAAactgaacatttttttttttttttttatgaaagcaattttttttttcttggcatTTTTACTTTTGTTATCTTGAATTTCTGGCATCTCGGCCAGAGCTGTGCTGCTCTTGCTTTGCTGTTTTTTTGTTTCCTGGTGCTTATTTCTGCTTCTATTTTGTGGAACTTATGGCATAAACGTCGCATATTAGTGGAAACTTGTGTTATTATGTTCTagtattgaatattgtgatatattaaattcaaatatttgtgCTAATGTGTTTACAATCATGAATTCACAATATAGGGCATTTTACAAgcaaacaacaacaacagcaatagCATGCCTTAACTCCCACGAAaaggggttggctatatgaatcctttttcgccaattcacTCGATCAAGGGCATTTTCTTGGATAAggcatttaaaaataattttagaaaatgtgcGCCTCATCTTCATGAGGAGTGTGCCTTCCCCTCGCacaaaataattacaattaagaAGGGAAACATTTTCTAAAAAGTCTAAAATGAAACAACATCACATAATGCTAACACAAAGTATGGAACAAAATTGGAAAAGCAGAGGCATTGATGCATAGCCAACATAGCACAAACTAACAAAATTTCAAATAGGCATGAAGTTTGAAAATGTACTCAATTGTAATCAATACACGGCAATATTCTACTGAAGGTCTGACTGAAAACTCTCCAGCATACCCTTCAAGCAAGCAAAACAGCACCTGACATTGACCTACACAGAAAGCAGGGAGAGGAGCAGGATGGGGGAGATTGATGTGTTGTGAGTGGCTAACGGTAGACATGCTCGGTCTTAAAGATGCCAAGATTGTAGAGACACTCTATTTGAACTTTGTTGAAAACATGCATCCATTTGTAATCTTATTGTCATTCTAAATCACATTTTTAGCTCTATCTATTCTATTGGTGATGCAGTGCTGTTAAAAAGGGTAATTCAAAACATAAGGAGCTAGTTTATTCCATAAGCCTGACCAGTCAAATGTTGGGTTGGTCATACGTAGTAATTAGTACTGGCTCAGACGTTGCCCGGATGCAAGGATGAAGTTGATTCCTTCATAGGAGAGGCTGTACATCAAGATTCAAGAGCGTTAACTTGTAGAGGAAAAGAGTTTGGTTCATTTCACAATACACATTAAAATCAATATAATGCTCATCAGAGAAGAAAAATGGAAATCAAAGTAGAAAGGCCAAAGCTTTTTTTAAGTTGCAGAAAATTCTATAATTAAATTGCTCTTTGAAATTTGAATGTAGATAAGCAAGTGATAAGAGAGAAAATGGTTCACCGTTTCTCTTTTAAGTTTACTTAAATTTTCTTTCAATCTTTGTGAGCGTTTAGTAGAATCAATCATATGAACTCCATTTAAGTTGTGCTTTTAACTAACTTCCCAATCGACAGACTTTCGGATTCTCGAAAGTTGGAACCAAGTGAACTTGGTCAATTTCGTGACAGTGGAGTCTGAGGAAGAGTGATAAGAGTCCAAACTTTTAGGGGAAAGTACCAAATtaggtaaagaaaatttttatttacATGTAAACCAAGAGTTCTTCAAAATCACTTGGGACAATATCTTACATTTGCACATAGACGAGGAGGGCATGGACCACTCTTGCTTTGCCCCTGCGTACACCTCCCGCTTCAATTTCATTCCTTTATCTTCCCTATTTTAGATGCTTTCTTTTCTGCTATTTTGTTGAAATGCAGCTTGGGGTTCTGTATGTGTCCAGCTCCTTCATCCAGATCAATGGGATTTAGAGCCAAACTAGGATAAGGGCACCATTTATTGAACCTGAACATTGttgttaattaaaatttatttccatTAATCTGAATTGGCTATGTTATTTGGTATTGGTTCTTCATGGCATCTTGTATGTCGTGTTTTCATTTTAATTGGAAAAGCTATTCTTAGTTTGATGTCAAAGGACTCACAATAGTTACTTTGTTCACAAATTGTGGTTCCTGtcaagtttaaataaataaaaaaaaatctgaatTAGAGGGAAATTGCTGATCTCAGTTTTCTTTTTCCTATCATTGGATCCTTTTCCAGTTCTCTTGAATCTCTTCCAGACATGATAATAGGAGGTCATTGActctttcgtttttttttttttttttcctgtgtGGAAGTCGTTTGACTCTCATTTGGTCCATGACCATATTTCTGAATCTTTTCCTTTAAATGATTTTATTTGGAAAGTAAAGGTTCCTCAAAATTAAGGCATTTTCCTGGACTGCTGTTCTTGAAAAATTCAACACCAATTACCTACTGCAGCAAAGGTGGCTTTATTCGGCATTGTCCCCTGATTTGTGTGTTCTTTATTATGGTAGTGGAGAGTCAACACATTTGTTTTTACCAGTTTCTTGGCACATTTGGAGAAAGTTATTTTCTATCATTGGATGATATTATGTGTGTCCTTGTTTGGACTTCAgaggttttatttttatttttttattttttaataataaagaaaaatatggGTTCGGCGTTCTTAAGGAGggatttgtttttattattatttttttcatgttGTGCACTTTTTGAGATGACATATTTGGTtggattgatgaaagtaggagtggtGTGGGATCTAAGTTAGAACATTGGATAACTATTTTAGAGTCTTAAGGGTTTTACGATAAGTAGGAATAAGgcatattatatgaaatgtaatttaagTAACATAAGGTGGAGTATTGGAGAGAAGATtgaacttgataatcaagaaatttaTAGCACCAGTGGATTTCAAtgtcttggatctattatgcaagcaagAGGGGAAATTGAAGGGAATGTAATACATAGATTTAAAGCTGGTGGAGTAAAGTGAAGGAGTCCATCAAgcgtgttgtgtgattgtagaatatccttaaaattaaaaaagaagttCTATAAGATGGTTTTAAGGTCAGCCATGTTTTATGGATCATaatgttaggcaactaagaaacagcatgtacaaaaagtaaaagtttccgaaaatgtgaatgtgaaggtggatgagtggtataacattaaaagataaataaaggaACAAATAGATTTGCAATAAATTAGGCATTGCACCagttgaagacaagataagggaagggcaacttagatggtttgggcatttgaaatgcaggTCTAGTAGTGCATCTataaggaggagtgagttagttattatttttggGATTAAAAAGGGTAGAGGTAGACTTGAGGTAACGTGAAATGAATTAATGGCTCTTAAGCTAGAGGAGGAAAATGCTATCAATCGATtgaattggtggaaaaagattcatgtagccaacttcatctagtgggacttagggcttgttattgttgttgatGTTATTGTAGACTATGTCTCTAAACTAGGGGTGTtaaaaaattaccgaaaaactGAGAATCGAACTGAAACTGGACCTGAATTagttttggtttggttttttggttttcgttttcagtcttcagttcttgaaaatataaattttcggttttggttttggtttcgaTTTTTAAGCAAAAACCAAACTGAAAAAccgaaataattaataaaatataataattttgtatatttaatatttatagatGTTGCTGACTCATCCCTCCCAGAGCCTTAGCCCTAAGACCCACCATCGCCTTCACCACTGCAGTACCAGGAACGCCCTGCCAGTTTGCCTCTGCCATCAATGGCATTAGCCTCTTCATCCTCTACCCTTGACCACCCGCAACCGCCCTCCCTCTTGGCCTCCGCTGCCGCCATCTTCCCCAAGGCCCTTCCTCTCACCGTCACCTCTTCGAAGAAGAAACCCCTGCGGCCTGCCCCTCCCCCGGACCCCCCTGAGACCACCCATCTCATCCAAGGCTTCCAAGAGAAATGGTAATCCCTCAATTGCGGCCAGCTTAAGGCCAAATTTTGGTGCAAAAATGCAGCTGTCCTGCTGTGAAGTGAAGAATGAACAGAAAAATGAAATCATCAGTTGCGGAGGATGGCCTCGAAGCTTTAGATGTGGAAGTAATAAATAAGTTGCATACTCTTCTTTTATTCTTGTCCCACTTGATTGAATTGAATTTGGGAACTCCTTTCACTTCCTATAAACCCCCCACCATGCTCTCCAATACAAACATCCTCCGGTGATGGGCTTCCAATTAGTTGGGCTTAGACATATTTGGGCTGATTCCAGCTACAATGGCCTTAATGGCTTGTttggtttaaaatttttaaaactgaAAATAACCAAATCAAATTGTTTAACTGACGGATTGTGGTTTTTTAAAACTGATGGTTTACAGTTTGGTTTCGGTCTTATATGTTTAAAAACCGAACATTATGGTTTGATTTTCGGTTTAAGCCATAACCAAATCGAATAAAACCAAGTTCACCCCTACTCTAATCTCTTGGAGTAGGATAGTTTTCCTAGCTTTACTTAAGTGcattgcttctttttttttttagggaagtTTTTTAATAGATCTCAAGAAAGAGTGGAAGTGTTTATTTCATtagtttctatatatatattttaaacaaTTATGAGGATTAGAAATCTTtacttgattaattaattaattaattttcattcgtgtcatttttttgttttattatttttttctagatATTTCTTATTCTTGTCCTTGCATTGATCTCCTCTCTTTTTCACAATTCATAAATCTCtttatcaaaagaaaaaaatggtTTTCATTTTTGGAAGAATTGTTGCATGATACATGGGTGGGAGTTGGAACTTGGGAGTTAGAACACTTGGATGCAATTGCGAGATGAAGTTTGAATTTATTCCTGTTTGAGTTTGTTTATATTGGTTTAACTTAAGTGATACGAGGAACAGCCTTTTTATAAAGATGTTTCCCATTGACTTTTGACTTCTTGTTGCATCATTTTGTAGGAGGTTGCTGATAACAACTGTGTCTATAGAAATGAGATACATCACTCTGTTGGCGAGCGTACTCAAGTCCTGCAGGATGTTGCTGCGGATCCAACACTTCCTCGTACAAAATCTGTTCGTTGTGCTAATTGCGGTCATTCAGAAGCTGTCTTCTTTCAGGTCACTTGTCCATCCTATTTCTCATAGTGTGTGAAGGTGTTATAGTTTAACATTTAAATGAGACTGCTACTTGGGGTCATATTAATAGGTTCATGTCACTTTTTCAAAATAGAAAGAAATGTAGTGTTCAACAAAAAAAAAGTAGCTTTCTAGCCCAAAGTACCCATatgaatctaaaaaaaaaaaaagggcacaAAGCTCCCATGTATGCGGGGTCCGAGGAAGGGGCGGACTACAATGGGTCTCTATTACACAGTCTTACCTTGcgtttttgcaagaggctgtttccacgcttCGAACCCGTAacctccaggtcacacggcgacaaccttaccgttgtgcctaagctccccttcCTACCCATATGAATCTATCAAACTATAAATGTATTTGTATCCATTATTAAAATTCGAAAGTGGGCAACGAAATCCTGGATATGGCTCTCCTGTTTCTCTTCTCTCCTAAAAGAGGAGATTGCCTTAATTTGAGACTCTATAGATATAGTGGGAAAGGGTGTGTAATCCTACTCATAACCGATGAGTGAGACTTTCTTTGGAGGCAGTGAACTGGTTCTTGGATGATTTAGTTTCTGGCAGGCTGGGAAGGGGTTTCTAAAGTATTGCATTTGGTAGTGTGAGATATTGTTTAGATATTCAGCCAACAAAACTTGGGAAGTTCTTGGAGATAGGGTGAGGATGGAAAGGAAGATGTTTTTCACTGTTCTTTTGCGGTGGGGCCAAAAGGAGATGGATGGTGGAAGTTCATGGAAGAATTCTGTTTGTTGGTTGGGATTTTCTGTAATGATAATGGTTGCATAGGTGAAGGTTTAGAGAGAGGTAACAACTTTTCATGGAGCCATTCAGTGAGGGTGGAAAAGAAGTAGATCTGTGATAGATGTGGTTCTGCTTTTGTGACGCAGCAGGTGCAGCTGCAGCAGGTGGAGCAACTCTGTTCAGTCATCATTGGTGGGACAGCATCTTCATATGGGGACTAGGTCACTATGTCAACAATGGCTGAGGCAGCTAGGGTTTAGTTGGGGCTGGAAGTGCAGTGAAGATGGGATAGAGTGGGCCAGGGTGCCTGACAATAAATTTGGACTTGGGCTGGATTTGGGTTGCATAAGAGTTGAGGACTTGTGCCAGCTGAGTGAATAGGCCCAAAGACCAAATTCCTTAAGCAGTGACCAGGCCCAAATTTTAGTCCATGCGGTTGAAAAGAATTGTTCATGTAAGGCTTGGGCTTAAAGAAGGTTAGAGCTAAATGGGCTTCTTTGTCTGGCCCAAAATTCTAATCATTAATTTATCACAAAGAAAGTAATCAGCCCATTTCAAGTTTTAGGGAAGGTTGAATAAACTTGGTACAGCTAGACTTCCATAATGCAGAAAAGAGGAATCAAGTCTTCCACAGCACAGTAAGGGCGACTGTTAGGGTGATTCCAGCAGGGCAGACTTCGGACAAGGGGCAGTAGTAACTCAGATGGTCTTGGGATTTCAATTGATGCTCCTGCGCTCTTGGTTCAAGAGGGCTGTTGCCAGGACAAGGGCTTGATCAAGAAGCTGCCATCGGTGTTAGTTGAGAGGGGCTTACACTAGGTTACAGGAAGGAGGTCCCAATAATATCCCAGGGAATGCTGTCAATGAGGGGGATAAATCTTATTATAGTAATGGAAGCAATTTTGAGAGGGTTTATGTACCTGGTGGACGAGAGAGAATTCTGCTGGAATGACAAAAAAATATACAAGAAACAGTGTGAAAGTATTACATATGTTGTGAATCTCCAGAgtacccaaaagggagtacagaTGTGAGGAGTGGCAAGGGCAAGGAGAATATAAAATGGGGTGATGTCAGATAATGGTGGTGTATTAGAAAATTTGAAGTGTTGGTTAATTATGAAGGCAGGGGTTAAAAGAGGGGATTTCTTATTTAATTGTTAGTTAAGTTCCTTTTGCcttctattttcatttatttattttttcccttctcttgaagattgcctttttttttttttttgcttgttcATATGGATTCCATGCCAGCTATTGAGAGCAGATATGAATCCCTTGTGGAATTTTGGTCTCTAGAAATTTCCTTAAACAACTGCACATTTAACGAAAGAGAACAGGAGCAGTACATATTCAAGAAGGGGAACAGGGAACAACACCACTTTGGCATTTCGAAGAATTTCTTAACAGGACATTACTCTATCTCTTTCTCACACACGAAACACATGCGCGCATGCACGCATACTTTCAATGCACAATCTTTTATCAAAAGAAAAAGAGGTTCAAACTGTAGACATAAACTAGATGTAGGGGTAACTAACAATATGATCTAGGAGCGACTGTAAAGACCTCTTCATCAACATAGATTTTACGGAAGAGGGGAACTAGGATTTGATAGAAATGCCAATATTTAATTGTGTTTTTAAGCTTTCTTCCCGTCCTTCATTTTTGCACTTATTTTTAACAAATATACTAAACTTTTTGTCGTTGGGCTCATTTTTCAAATGTAAAAAACTGGACAACCTGATTTAAATGTCAGACACTAGCCTGCCTATTACTGGTTCATTTTTCAGAATGTGTTATAAATTCTTATGTGAAGGATTTCAAAAAATCACTTAACAAGCCTTCTTGTAGGGtcataatatttataaatttgcAGGCTACTGCTAGAGGAGAGGAAGGTATGACACTGTTCTTTGTATGCTGCAACCCAAACTGTGGCAATCGCTGGAGAGAATAGACATTGCGATCCAAGATTTGTCCGACTGATTCTGAATCGAAGTTGATAGCGTTGATGCGATGGGATTGACACATTTGTATCTTTGGTTCTTTTCTGTCACGACTAAAGACATGAAGAAAAAACTAATGGATTTGATGCTATGGTCAATGACATGTAATAGCATGGGGGGCTCTCaattataagatatatatatatatatatatatatatatatattttggctTTATAAAAGAATTTCGTTTTTAGGGGTATCTTTGAACTTTTCCATTTGAATATGAAGTCCAATGAGAAATATAGGAaacatttttttttgaaaaaaaaaaaaattcccttcgGAGTTTCAGTTTAGGTGGTGTTATTCTATTATTGTTAATGCCACATCGTTGGGACTATCAACATATAATTCAAGTCCTTTATTTGAAGGAAAAATCTGAATATAATTTTAATGTTGAGCTTAAAACCAAGTGCGTCAATCTAAAAATACTTGAGCTGTCTTTGGAGAGATCTTAGATTTGGATaagatttaatataaaattatattgaaaattatctatgTAAGACACCCTATTTGGTTTGGTAATTATATAGCAAAATTTAAGGATTTTAAACCTATTTTCATTTCAATTTAAGGCATTTTAGGTTGTTTTTGTAATTTAGTTTTTGAAGTTGCAATGAGTGTCATCTAAGGTTTTTGCGTATTGGCCTCGCCTTCCAAGGCTTTTGTGCTTGCATGCATAGAGAAATCAAAGCTAGATTAGTTTCAGTCCAACAAACAAGCCCAAATTTTGTAGCCCATAATGGGCCTATGCTAGATTTAAGGCCCAACTTGGATTTGTTTTTTCATTTCAAACCCATAGTGGGTCTGTGCTTAACTTGAAGCCTATGTGGGGTTATTTATTTAACAAAATTTGAGGCTCCAATCTACCTTGACCCTAAGTTTTTCGCCTTGTAGGTATGCCTCTTTTCCCACCTGGTCCCCTTTGCAGCCGCAAGAATCAGCAAGCTCCCCTTTTTTTTGGCTTATAATTAGGAGGATTGAAAGGGAGGATCTTGGGGGGTAGAACCACTTGAGTGGGAGAAGGATACAGAGAAAGAAAGGGTGAGAGTGGAAGGGTAGAAGGAGAGGCAGAGGCTTCTAAGGTAGAGAAATTCTCAGAGCTGctaaagaaggaagaagaagtaGAGAAGAAAGAGAAGTAGAGGAGAAGAAGGAATTCAGTAAGTAAAGGTAGTAGAGCGGAAGGAGTTTGAAAGATCTGAGAGGTAAATGCCCCCATACTCTTATTTTTGTAAGATTCATGAATTATTCTCATTGAATTACTAGGAAAATTTGAAAGATAAGGTGGATCTAAACATAAAAAGTTATACCATTTTGATATGCCTAAAATTTCATTACTCGAGAACCTAAATCTAACATAAACCCCAAACAAAGCTTGTAAGGACCCCTAAATAAAGCCCAATCAGGATCCTAGTAAAATCCCAAGTAGAGCCCAACTATACCCCCcggaacccccccccccccaccccaattGCAATCAAAATCCCTACCAAAAAAACCCAAGCATACCCAAATTTTGACTTGTTGACCCTAAAACTCTTGACCCGAAAAACCATGAAACCCGACCCAAGGACCTAAGTAAACTTAACTCAAGTCCAAGTCAATAGACTCGATTATTCGGACCCAAGTTAGCTAACTTGGGTCAATTGACCCCTTTACCAAACCCATCCTGGGCATGGCCCTAAACCTACTTAAACCCTAACCTGGCCCCCAATAGTCCAAGTAAGCACCAACCCCTTAAACCAATAAGCCCAAATTCCCTAAACCAATAAGCCAACACCAGCCTCGCCCCAAGCTAATCTAAACTAAACCTAGCCCATTCCCCAAACCACCCTAACCTAAACCAAGGCCAAGCCCACCTAAAACGTAAACTAGACCAGCCTAACCTAAGCCCAACAACTTGAGCCCCATTCCCAAGCCCATCCTGCTTGTAAAGACCTAGCCCAATCCCAATAACCTAAGCCCAATTATCCTTAACCTGAGCCCACCTAAAACAAAAAATCCAATTGAAGCCTAATCCTAACTTGACTTTAACCCTAAACCTACACAAATCTTAACCTgagtcaaccctaaacccaaacccttgTTTGGCCCGCAAGAAAATGCTAGGAAAAACAcctagaaaataagaaaaaagagagaCAACAAAAAGCAAAGCaaggagaagaagaaatgggGGTTTACTTGTGCAAAATTTGAACTAAGTGGCTTGGCAGAGGGCTTTAAGTTCTTTTCCCTTGCAAGCCCTATTTAACTTGCAAAAACAAACAGACATGGGGTGAAAGGCTAAGATTGGGATCGAGAGATTAATAGATGTGAGAGGAGTAAGAGAGAGGCTAAGATTTGAAAAGAAAGACTGATCGAGAGATAAGAGATGtgagaggagtgagagagaggcTGAGATCTGAAAAAAGAGAATGATCAAGAGATGTGAGAGGAGTGAGAGAGATACGGAGATCTAGAAAGAGAGACTTACCTAAGTTTGCTGGAGGAGGCTAAGGCCACTAGGGGTGGCGGCGGTTGCTTGTAGCAACTGGGCTATGACCATAGTTGAGAGAGAAAAGAAATAATTAGAGTGAGAGGAGGGgcagagagaaagaaagaatcaAAAGAGTTcgggagaaagaagaaagaaaagaaaaagaaaaaaagaaagaacaataatatgtatatatatatatatatgtatgtatgtatgtatgtatatagacacacacacacacacactttaaaAAAAAGTTTGTAGGGGCCACGTGTCATCAATGATGTCACCTGGTGATGTGGCATGATCTTAGTCATCCATTTTATGTTTTCTCTAGATGGCTGGATCGCTGCCATGTTAGCGGTCCAAGTCCTCCCGTTTATGTCAATGACTAGCCACCATGTGG
This genomic stretch from Malania oleifera isolate guangnan ecotype guangnan chromosome 3, ASM2987363v1, whole genome shotgun sequence harbors:
- the LOC131152181 gene encoding DNA-directed RNA polymerases II, IV and V subunit 9A, coding for MSTMKFCRECNNILYPKEDREQKILLYACRNCDHQEVADNNCVYRNEIHHSVGERTQVLQDVAADPTLPRTKSVRCANCGHSEAVFFQATARGEEGMTLFFVCCNPNCGNRWRE